The following are encoded together in the Capsulimonas corticalis genome:
- a CDS encoding aminotransferase class III-fold pyridoxal phosphate-dependent enzyme yields MQTPSEIEAITQDVIDKYQKHVNPTQVALLKIGGFDHIEHQAEGATLTDLEGNTYIDCLGGYGVFSLGHRHPKVVAAVKRQLDFIPMGSKTFLNKPLADLSAKLAEITPGDLQYAFLCNSGTEAMEAALKAARMATGKTDFIATHGAFHGKTLGALSATGRDLFKAPFEPLVPGFHHVPWNDADAVAAAVTEKTAAVIIEPIQGEGGIQMPSDGYLPALRRICDERNLLLIVDEVQTGLGRTGKMFAVDHWGVAPDIMTLAKALGGGVMPIGAMMGTAAIWDKVFRENPFLHSSTFGGGELACVAGLAAIQATQEEDLPGRALENGAYFLAGLRHVQTQFPNVLREARGLGLMLGVEFTDSDIGKLVIGTMIHRGVIAAYTLNNPKVIRFEPPLVITKAQIDTVLEAFSAGVAEALDLLGDLLDD; encoded by the coding sequence ATGCAAACCCCCTCCGAAATCGAAGCGATCACACAGGACGTGATCGACAAATACCAGAAACACGTCAATCCCACCCAGGTGGCGCTGCTGAAGATCGGCGGCTTCGACCATATCGAGCATCAGGCCGAAGGCGCGACCCTGACCGACCTTGAAGGCAACACATATATCGACTGCCTCGGCGGCTATGGAGTCTTTTCGCTCGGGCACCGGCACCCCAAAGTCGTGGCCGCCGTCAAGCGCCAATTGGACTTCATCCCGATGGGCTCGAAGACATTTTTGAACAAGCCGCTCGCGGACCTTTCGGCCAAGCTCGCCGAGATCACGCCGGGCGATCTCCAGTACGCGTTCCTCTGCAACTCCGGAACCGAGGCGATGGAGGCGGCGCTGAAGGCTGCGCGGATGGCGACCGGCAAGACGGACTTTATCGCCACCCACGGCGCGTTCCATGGCAAGACCCTCGGCGCCCTCTCGGCGACGGGGCGCGATCTGTTCAAGGCGCCTTTCGAGCCGCTTGTCCCCGGCTTCCATCATGTCCCCTGGAACGACGCCGACGCCGTCGCGGCGGCCGTGACCGAGAAGACCGCCGCCGTGATCATCGAGCCGATCCAGGGCGAGGGCGGCATCCAGATGCCGAGCGACGGTTACCTGCCCGCCCTGCGCCGAATCTGCGACGAGCGCAATCTCTTATTGATTGTGGATGAAGTGCAGACGGGGCTGGGGCGCACGGGCAAGATGTTCGCCGTGGACCACTGGGGCGTCGCGCCCGATATTATGACTCTCGCCAAGGCGCTCGGCGGCGGCGTGATGCCGATCGGCGCGATGATGGGGACGGCGGCGATCTGGGACAAGGTCTTCCGCGAGAACCCGTTCCTGCACTCCAGCACCTTCGGCGGCGGCGAGCTGGCCTGCGTCGCGGGCCTGGCGGCTATCCAAGCCACCCAGGAAGAGGATCTGCCGGGCCGCGCCCTCGAAAACGGCGCGTATTTCCTGGCGGGCCTGCGCCATGTCCAGACACAGTTTCCCAACGTCCTGCGCGAAGCGCGCGGGCTGGGACTGATGCTGGGCGTCGAATTCACGGACAGCGACATCGGCAAGCTCGTGATCGGAACCATGATCCACCGAGGCGTGATTGCCGCCTATACGCTCAACAATCCGAAGGTGATCCGCTTCGAGCCGCCGCTCGTGATCACCAAAGCGCAGATCGACACGGTGCTGGAGGCGTTCTCCGCCGGTGTCGCCGAGGCGCTGGATCTGCTGGGCGATCTGCTGGACGACTGA
- a CDS encoding AAA family ATPase, with translation MDESAVIQFKNNFGRVRAEVGKVIVGHQDIVDGVLICLLSGGHALLEGVPGLGKTLLVRTLAEVLDLTFNRVQFTPDLMPADITGTNILMENAEGRKIFQFQRGPVFAQIVLADEINRATPKTQSAMLEAMQEHAVTVAGVQHRLEEPFFVLATQNPIEMEGTYPLPEAQMDRFLFKLIVPSPTLAELSAILDRTTGTETPTVNKVLTGPEVMMMRQVAREVPVASHVREYAVRIILATHPRSETAPDITNQFVRFGASPRGAQALIKAAKIRALLDGRYNVAFDDISAVAPAALRHRIILNFEGEAEGIGTDAVIREILNKLTAQIARVQA, from the coding sequence ATGGACGAATCCGCCGTCATCCAGTTTAAGAACAATTTTGGCCGGGTCCGCGCCGAAGTCGGCAAGGTCATCGTCGGTCATCAGGACATCGTCGACGGCGTCTTGATCTGTCTGCTTTCCGGCGGACACGCGCTGCTGGAGGGTGTGCCGGGGCTGGGAAAAACGCTGCTGGTGCGCACGCTCGCCGAGGTGCTGGATCTCACGTTCAACCGCGTGCAGTTCACCCCGGATCTGATGCCGGCGGACATCACCGGCACGAATATTCTGATGGAGAACGCCGAAGGGCGAAAGATCTTCCAATTTCAGCGCGGGCCGGTATTCGCGCAGATCGTGCTCGCCGACGAAATCAACCGGGCGACTCCCAAAACGCAGTCAGCCATGCTTGAAGCGATGCAGGAGCACGCCGTGACCGTCGCCGGCGTGCAGCACCGTCTGGAGGAGCCGTTCTTCGTCCTAGCGACTCAAAACCCGATCGAGATGGAAGGCACCTATCCCCTGCCCGAAGCGCAGATGGACCGGTTCTTATTCAAGCTCATCGTGCCGTCGCCCACGCTCGCCGAGCTGTCCGCGATTCTGGACCGGACGACCGGGACCGAAACGCCCACGGTCAATAAAGTGCTGACCGGTCCTGAAGTCATGATGATGCGGCAGGTGGCGCGCGAAGTGCCGGTGGCGTCCCATGTGCGCGAGTACGCCGTGCGGATCATCCTCGCGACCCACCCGCGCTCGGAGACCGCGCCGGACATTACGAACCAGTTCGTGCGCTTCGGCGCGTCGCCGCGCGGCGCGCAGGCGCTGATCAAGGCGGCGAAGATTCGGGCGCTGCTCGACGGCCGGTATAACGTCGCATTCGACGACATCTCCGCCGTTGCGCCCGCCGCGCTGCGCCACCGCATTATTCTGAACTTCGAAGGCGAAGCCGAGGGCATCGGGACCGACGCCGTCATTCGCGAGATCCTGAACAAGCTCACGGCGCAAATCGCGCGCGTGCAGGCTTAA
- a CDS encoding rhomboid family intramembrane serine protease: protein MRFSSWWVALLLVTPLPVGAGQKIRRTPWVTYTLIAINVLVYLVTLPDHSSDFGSHLFRVWGLLPLAPRPITLVTSLFFHVSLAHVFWNMAFLWLFGPHVEDAVGPWTFLILYLGGGITAGLLHMAVVLLFASHLPSTPEPLVGASGAVSAILAPFAIRYHRAHLRLIWPIGFLMGNKWGDLEAPALAALGVWLAQNLAGAFRGILDPASWGIAYWAHLGGFVFGLLTAELTGLFRDGRQEYTLEDARAAVAHGRDRHAVAVEKFRSFLQLDPDNAAVRVELAAAEAKYGSAEERREAAREMAGAVRLFQRQGQHVDAIQTCAQAVSLGLPLAFTSRERLRLSGAAQDQGDRPTAIVLLQDLIAETPDASESEIAHLRLGQLLLSADPQAAYIMLSTFLEHYPDSEWARRARDLRAEAALLADTE from the coding sequence ATGCGTTTTTCCTCCTGGTGGGTCGCCCTGCTTCTGGTGACCCCGCTCCCCGTCGGCGCCGGACAAAAGATCCGGCGCACGCCGTGGGTGACGTACACACTGATCGCGATCAACGTCCTCGTTTACCTCGTGACGCTGCCCGACCACTCGTCGGATTTCGGAAGCCATCTGTTCCGAGTCTGGGGACTGCTCCCGCTCGCGCCCCGGCCGATCACGCTGGTGACGTCGCTGTTTTTCCACGTCTCCCTCGCCCATGTCTTCTGGAACATGGCCTTCCTCTGGCTGTTCGGCCCGCATGTGGAGGACGCCGTCGGCCCCTGGACCTTTCTGATTCTCTATCTGGGCGGCGGGATCACCGCCGGCCTGCTGCATATGGCGGTGGTGCTGCTCTTCGCCTCGCATCTGCCCTCCACGCCGGAGCCTCTGGTCGGCGCGAGCGGAGCGGTCTCGGCGATCTTGGCGCCCTTCGCGATCCGCTATCACCGGGCGCATCTGCGCCTGATCTGGCCGATCGGCTTCCTGATGGGCAACAAATGGGGAGACCTGGAAGCGCCGGCGCTGGCGGCGCTCGGCGTATGGCTCGCGCAAAACCTCGCCGGCGCGTTCCGGGGTATTCTGGACCCCGCCAGCTGGGGCATCGCTTACTGGGCGCACCTCGGCGGCTTTGTCTTCGGCCTGCTTACGGCGGAGCTGACCGGGCTTTTCCGAGACGGCCGCCAGGAGTATACGCTGGAGGACGCGCGCGCGGCCGTAGCGCATGGCCGCGACCGCCACGCCGTCGCGGTCGAGAAGTTCCGGTCGTTTCTGCAGCTCGATCCCGACAACGCCGCCGTGCGCGTGGAATTGGCGGCGGCTGAGGCGAAGTACGGCAGCGCGGAGGAGCGGCGCGAGGCGGCGCGCGAAATGGCGGGCGCCGTCCGTCTGTTCCAGCGCCAGGGACAGCATGTCGACGCAATCCAAACCTGCGCCCAAGCCGTGAGCCTGGGCCTGCCCCTTGCCTTCACCTCACGCGAACGCCTGCGTCTGAGCGGCGCCGCGCAGGACCAGGGCGACCGCCCCACCGCGATCGTGCTCCTTCAGGATCTGATCGCCGAAACCCCGGACGCCTCGGAAAGCGAGATCGCCCACCTGCGCCTCGGCCAGCTCCTGCTCAGCGCCGATCCCCAGGCCGCCTACATCATGCTCTCCACCTTCCTAGAACATTACCCGGACAGCGAATGGGCGCGCCGCGCCCGCGACCTGCGCGCCGAAGCGGCGCTCCTGGCCGACACGGAATAG
- a CDS encoding BlaI/MecI/CopY family transcriptional regulator, translating to MPRKQEEYLTKREQQIMEIIYRHGRADVAAVMDGLADDLSNSAVRTHLRILESKGHLTHAEENGRFIYAPTRARKSAARSALSGLLQTFFDDSVEQVMATMLSVRGKNLKPEELDRLSEMIERARAAKTPDAAPESETQSDRED from the coding sequence ATGCCGCGAAAACAAGAAGAGTATCTGACCAAGCGCGAGCAGCAGATCATGGAGATTATCTATCGCCATGGCCGCGCGGATGTGGCGGCGGTGATGGACGGTCTGGCGGACGATCTCAGCAATTCGGCGGTGCGGACGCATCTGCGCATTCTGGAGAGCAAGGGGCATCTAACGCACGCCGAGGAGAACGGCCGGTTTATTTACGCGCCGACGCGGGCGCGCAAGAGCGCGGCGCGCTCGGCGCTGTCCGGGCTGCTTCAGACATTCTTCGACGACTCGGTGGAACAGGTGATGGCGACGATGCTGTCCGTGCGCGGGAAGAACCTCAAGCCGGAGGAACTGGACCGGCTGAGCGAAATGATCGAGCGAGCGCGGGCCGCCAAGACGCCCGACGCCGCGCCAGAATCGGAGACGCAATCGGATCGCGAGGACTAA